The following coding sequences are from one Culex quinquefasciatus strain JHB chromosome 1, VPISU_Cqui_1.0_pri_paternal, whole genome shotgun sequence window:
- the LOC119770279 gene encoding malate dehydrogenase, mitochondrial-like, giving the protein PCRSRPTRGQHSGLFRSDITKATYFSTPLLLGKNGLEKNLGLPKVNANEKELLKKAIQVLKKNIQKGEELVKKK; this is encoded by the coding sequence CCGTGCCGGAGTCGACCCACAAGAGGTCAACATTCCGGTCTTTTCCGCTCGGATATTACCAAGGCCACTTACTTCTCCACGCCGCTGCTGCTGGGCAAGAACGGTCTCGAGAAGAACCTTGGTCTGCCCAAGGTGAACGCCAACGAGAAGGAGCTGCTCAAGAAGGCCATTCAGGTGCTGAAGAAAAACATCCAGAAGGGCGAGGAGTTGGTCAAGAAGAAGTGA